In the genome of Salvelinus sp. IW2-2015 linkage group LG25, ASM291031v2, whole genome shotgun sequence, one region contains:
- the socs5b gene encoding suppressor of cytokine signaling 5b: MEKVGKMWSNLRIRCQTLFHSDGAGPSTENSVVEVDCMHCVVDLGRGDNSGEAQASRASSLSRSLLPLPMVTGGRRHNCVSEIPQIVEITIDSKDSEDARGGRGGVPVARRDSYSRHAPWGGKKKHSCSTKTQSSMDTDRRSGRARGAAGRRERRYGVSSIQEMGDSGGGGCSLSARSLRQRLSDTMGLCLPLPRRRSRSSKTPTISKRKIHLTELMLETCPFPQGSDLANKWHLIKQHTAPVSPHSSTALLDAFDTAHPSPEDEEERLRERRRLSIEEGVDPPPNAQIHTLEALAQGSSLYKLGPKMAPGIAEASGEARGAAACCSGGGVSVQVLGGATAQLADCDSEEDSTTLCLQALRPKQRHASGDGNLSRNQPGPWKVHTQIDYIHCLVPDLLQITALPCYWGVMDRYEAEALLDGRPEGTFLLRDSAQEDYLFSVSFRRYNRSLHARIEQWNHNFSFDAHDPCVFHSSTVTGLLEHYKDPSACMFFEPLLTAPLHRAFPFGLQHLARAAICPRTTYDGIGGLPLPPALQDFLKEYHYKQKVRVRWLEREPPLKIK; the protein is encoded by the coding sequence ATGGAGAAAGTGGGCAAGATGTGGAGCAACCTGAGGATCCGATGCCAGACCCTCTTCCACAGCGACGGTGCGGGACCCAGTACAGAGAAcagcgtggtggaggtggacTGTATGCACTGTGTGGTGGACCTGGGACGGGGAGACAATTCAGGCGAGGCCCAGGCTTCTCGGGCCTCTAGCCTGTCCCGAAGCCTCTTGCCGCTCCCCATGGTTACTGGAGGACGACGTCACAACTGTGTGTCGGAAATCCCCCAGATAGTGGAGATCACCATAGACAGCAAAGACAGTGAGGATGCGAGGGGGGGTCGTGGAGGAGTCCCTGTGGCACGGAGAGACTCGTACTCACGCCATGCACCTTGGGGGGGCAAGAAAAAACACTCATGTTCCACAAAGACTCAGAGCTCCATGGATACAGACAGGCGGTCAGGGCGCGCGCGCGGGGCCGCTGGCCGGAGGGAGCGTCGTTACGGGGTCAGCTCTATCCAGGAAATGGGGGACTCTGGGGGCGGGGGTTGCAGTCTGAGCGCCCGTTCCCTGCGCCAGCGGCTTAGCGATACAATGGGCCTGTGTCTCCCCCTGCCCCGCCGCCGCTCGCGCTCTTCCAAGACCCCCACCATCTCGAAGCGCAAGATCCACCTAACAGAGCTGATGCTGGAGACCTGTCCCTTCCCCCAGGGCTCGGACTTGGCCAACAAGTGGCACCTGATCAAGCAGCACACAGCGCCCGTCAGCCCGCATTCCTCCACGGCTCTGCTTGACGCCTTCGACACCGCCCACCCCTCCCCCGAGGACGAGGAGGAGCGTCTGCGCGAACGCCGCAGGCTCAGCATTGAAGAGGGAGTCGACCCCCCACCCAACGCCCAGATCCACACCCTTGAGGCCTTGGCGCAGGGCTCCTCTCTATACAAACTGGGACCAAAGATGGCCCCCGGCATTGCAGAGGCCTCTGGGGAGGCCCGGGGCGCCGCGGCCTGCTGCTCAGGAGGGGGGGTATCGGTGCAGGTGCTCGGGGGGGCTACAGCCCAGTTGGCTGACTGTGACTCGGAGGAGGACTCAACTACACTATGCCTGCAGGCCCTGAGGCCCAAGCAGCGGCACGCGTCCGGGGATGGCAATCTGAGCCGGAACCAGCCTGGGCCATGGAAGGTGCACACCCAGATCGACTATATCCATTGCCTGGTACCGGACCTGCTGCAGATCACTGCACTGCCCTGCTACTGGGGCGTGATGGACCGCTATGAGGCGGAGGCGCTGCTGGATGGACGGCCCGAGGGCACCTTCCTGCTGCGCGACTCGGCCCAGGAGGACTACCTGTTCTCGGTCAGCTTTCGCCGCTACAACCGCTCGCTGCATGCCCGCATCGAGCAGTGGAACCACAACTTCAGCTTCGACGCCCACGACCCCTGCGTGTTCCACTCATCCACCGTCACAGGCCTACTGGAGCACTACAAGGACCCCAGCGCCTGCATGTTCTTTGAGCCGCTGCTCACGGCGCCACTCCACCGGGCCTTCCCTTTCGGCTTGCAGCACCTGGCACGCGCCGCCATCTGCCCCCGGACCACGTACGACGGCATCGGCGGCCTGCCACTGCCCCCGGCCCTGCAGGACTTCCTCAAGGAGTATCACTACAAACAGAAAGTGCGTGTGCGCTGGCTGGAGAGGGAGCCGCCACTCAAGATCAAATAG